The Halalkalibacter krulwichiae genome has a segment encoding these proteins:
- a CDS encoding acetoin reductase, with protein MNQQKTAVITGSAQGIGKGIALRLAKDGFNIVLNDLNEDLLHETVREFETKQIKVAAFVGDAAKQNDQRALVEKAVDRFGSVDVFINNAGVEQVAPIEEITPDQLESLFQVNVFGVVYGIQAAAEQMKKQENGGKIINACSIAGHQAYTMLSAYCATKFAVRSFTQSAAQEYAKDKITVNAYCPGIVGTSMWERIDEAMSRYMNVEKGEAFKKFAEGIALGRTQEPEDVANFVSYLASTDSDYMTGQSIMIDGGIVFN; from the coding sequence ATGAACCAGCAAAAAACCGCCGTGATTACAGGAAGTGCACAAGGGATAGGAAAAGGTATAGCTTTGCGACTAGCTAAAGATGGATTTAACATTGTATTAAATGATCTAAATGAAGATCTGTTGCATGAAACGGTAAGGGAATTTGAAACGAAACAAATAAAGGTAGCGGCCTTTGTTGGAGATGCTGCAAAACAAAATGATCAAAGGGCTTTAGTGGAAAAAGCGGTTGATCGTTTTGGAAGTGTAGATGTTTTTATTAATAATGCAGGGGTTGAGCAAGTAGCTCCAATTGAAGAAATCACACCAGATCAATTGGAGTCATTATTTCAAGTAAATGTCTTTGGAGTCGTCTATGGCATACAGGCTGCAGCCGAACAAATGAAAAAGCAAGAGAATGGTGGAAAGATCATAAATGCTTGCAGTATTGCAGGTCATCAAGCCTATACAATGCTGTCTGCTTATTGTGCTACAAAGTTTGCGGTTCGTTCTTTTACGCAATCGGCAGCACAAGAGTATGCAAAAGATAAGATTACTGTGAATGCTTATTGCCCAGGAATCGTCGGGACCAGTATGTGGGAGAGGATAGATGAAGCGATGAGCCGCTATATGAATGTAGAAAAGGGAGAAGCGTTTAAGAAGTTTGCTGAAGGGATTGCATTAGGCAGAACACAAGAGCCGGAAGATGTAGCAAACTTTGTATCCTATTTAGCTTCTACTGATTCCGATTATATGACCGGCCAATCAATTATGATTGATGGAGGAATTGTTTTTAACTAA